TACTCGGAATCCGGTTACAAGGTGGCGATGGTCGGGGATGGGGTGAATGACGCGCCCAGCCTGGCTGCGGCCTATGTTTCGGTGGCGATGGGGGCGCGCGGCAGCGATGCGGCCCTTGAGCAGAGCGAGGTGGTCCTGATGAAGGACCGGATCGATAATTTTCTGGCTGCGATTGAACTGAGTGGCCGGGCCCGCGTGGTCATCCGGCAGAATCTGGCTATTGCCCTGGGTACGGTGGTGTTCATGGCGGGGGCTGCTATTTTCGGACTGGTGCCGCTAAGTGTGGGTGTATTTGCCCACGAAGGCAGTACTGTGGTCGTCTGTCTGAACAGCCTGCGTCTGCTCTTTGCCAAGTCGAACCTGTCAGACCACCAAATCGAGCAGGAATAGGCCGATCACGAAAAGGCTGAGCCCGAATTTGACCCCGAAGGCAAGCACGCTCCCGAGGATGGTGCCGAAGCCGGCCTTGCTTCCGGCCCGCCAGTTGCGGCCGGCTGCCAGTTCGCCGACGACCGCTCCGATGATGGGGCCGATGATCAGCCAGAGGAGCGGCGGAGGGATGAATAAGGCGACGGCCGCCCCGATCAGGGCGCCGAGTGCCCCTTTCCAGCTGGCCCCGAATTTACGGGCCCCCCAGTAGCCCAGCAGCAGGTCGACGAGTAGACTGAACAGGGTGACCAGTCCGGTCAGGATGACGATTTTCCAGCTGACCGAGGCTTCACCCATCCATAGCTTGTGCACGACGACACCCATCCAGACGACTGCGTTGCCGGGCACGATGGGCAGGACCGCACTGGCCAGGCCAATGAGGAAGATCAGCAGGCTGACGCCCAGTGCGGTGTATTCGATCCAAGTCATTTCGGATATCTGTCATCAAGCAGACGCGGATCGAAGGCAAAAGGTTCCGCTTTGCCGATCCGTACTCGGTCGAAGTCGGGATGAAGCGGGTTGAGTAGATAATTGAATTCCTCGGGGATGATTGCGCTGGCGATCCGGAGAGCGGGTTGAGCGCCTGCACGCAGCCAGGTATCGCCGAAAGCCCTGGTTTGTGGTAGGATCGATGCGGACTTTAAGAAAGGGCGGAGTTGTGAGAGCTCGGGCGAAGCCAAGAGTTTTTCGGGTATTTCTACCTTAAAGCGGACGAACGAGATTCGTTGTGCCAAATCGTTCAAATGCACCAGTGTCTCCAGTGCGGCCAGTGCGCGGCTTTCGGCTAGATAAACGGCGGGCAAGCCCAATGAATTCCAGCGCCCGCCGAAGCGTTGGGCGCCCTCGCCATCAAAGGCGTGGTTTGCTCGGGCGGCGGGCACGATTCTCCAGGCGGTCGGCATCTCTTAGCTGAAGACCCCGTATTCGATCCGGCCGAGGACATTTTCGACTTCGCGGGCGCCTGCTTCGGTTTCGGCAAAGTGAAGCGGTGTTTCGTAATCGAGTGCGCGAGCCGGTGCCTGTAACCAGTCGCGGGCCTCCGCTTCGCCGCCCAGCACGCTTGAAGCCCTGGCAAAGAGGCGCGCATAACGCAGAAGGCGATCGGATTCCTGCATGTCGAGTCGCCCGCTTTTACGGCGGCGAACCAGTGTGCTGCGCGAGATGCCGAGATGTTTCGCCAGTGGTTCCGCGCCGATCCCGAGCAATTTATCAAGTCCTTCGAATTCGACCATCGGCAGACCATGGCGGATGCTTTCGACGGTCTCGCCGATTCCCAGCGGGCGTTCACCCTTCGGATCCGCCAAGCCGTAGATCGCTGCGGGCTCTTCGGCTCGGGGGGTCTTGTCTGGCTGATTGTGCTTCACTTGAGCATAATTAAATGCCCATCTGGTATGCATGCAAGTCTTTCCGACTATTTTGCCTGCTCGCATTCTTCCAAAGCGCAGTCCCCGTAGCGAAGGCATCCTGCCTGCCCGAGCAAAGACAAAATGATTCTTAGAACACTGACCGATCACACCGCATCCGTTTGAGGCAAAATCATTTACAGGCAAAATGATTTGCTTACACAGCGCACTCGCAACGCCGCATACATTTTAGACAGAACGATTTACAGCAGAATGATTATTTTCGAATGGGCACCGGTCGAAATCGCTGTCGCGCTTTCGCTACCACCCAAAAAAGTATGCGGCGTTGATCGCGTGCGGTGCAGAAATCATTCTGCTGTAAATCGTTCTGTCTAAAATCCACGCCTCTGTAAGCATCATTCTGCCTGAACCTCCGGCGTTGTCCTCGTCTGTAATGTGCCTGGTCGAAATCGCTATCGCGCTTTCGCTACAAAGCGGTGGGAGTTTTCAGAAAAATTATTCTGCTGTAAATCATCCTGCTCCAAAAACGTCGCTGTAAGCTCTCATCCCATCATGGAATGACTCTGGCCGACTTTACATTTGCCATTTTTTCGAGGGGACGCATCTTCCACCGCTTCCGTTATGACAGACCAGAACGCCAATCAGGACAATACGCATGATCTTTATGCGGTCCGGCTCCAGAAGCTAGAGAACCTTTGCAAGGAAGGGCGCAACCCGTTCCAGGCAAATTGCGCGCAGACGCATACCTCGGCCGAGGCTGTTAAATTGTACAAGGAAGATGTTGCCGACGAGGAGCAGCCCCGCGTTGCTGTGGCCGGTCGTATCGTGACCTTTCGTGTCATGGGCAAGGCCAGCTTCATTAAGCTGCAGGACCGCAACGGACAGATCCAGTGCTACGTGACCCGTGACGAGCTGCCTGAGGGCGAGTACAATACCTATTTCAAGAAGCTGGACCTCGGAGACATCATCGGCGTCGAAGGCCGTCTCTTTAAGACCAAGACCGGCGAGATCACCGTCCGCGCCGAGAGCTACACCCTTGTCACCAAGTCGCTGCGTCCGCTGCCCGAGAAGTGGGCCGGCTTGACCGACGACGACAAGATCTACCGCCAGCGCTATCTCGACCTGATTGTCAACAAGGAGTCCAACAAGCGCTTCAAGCAACGTGCCGACATCATCAAGGAGATGCGCAAGTATCTTTGGGAGCGTGATTTCCAGGAAGTGGAAACCCCGGTCCTGCAAGGCGTGGCCGGCGGTGCGGCGGCGCGTCCCTTCGTGACCCATTTTAATGCGTTGGATTGCACCTTCTACATGCGTATCGCTCTGGAGCTGTATCTGAAGCGGATGCTGGTTGGTGGTGAGGACCGTGTGTTTGAAATCGGTCGCGTTTTCCGGAACGAAGGCCTATCCCGCCGTCATAATCCCGAGTTTACCATGCTTGAGCTCTATCAAGCCTACTCTGACTTCCGGGGCATGATGGAACTGACCCAGGGGCTGATCCAGCATGTGGCTGAAAAGGTCATCGGTTCGCTGGAAATCCAGCGTCCGGACGGCCAGGTTATCAACCTGGGCGGCGAGTGGCGCGAGGCGAAGTACAAGGATTTGATCATTGAAGCCACCGGCGATCCTGAATGGTTCAGCTATGACCGTGAGACGAAGCTGGAGAAGGCACGTGACCTCAATATCGAGGTCGACGGGGAGTTGGAAGACTACGAGATCACCAACAATGTCTTCGAGAAGATTATCGAGCCGACCCTGATTCAGCCGACTTTCGTGACGCATATTCCGAAGGAACTTTGCCCACTGGCAAAGATCACGAAGGATGACGAAACCACGATCGACGTGTTCGAGCTTTGCATCAACGGACAGGAAATCGCGCCGGCTTACTCGGAGCAGAACGACCCGATCATCCAACGCAAGATGTTCGAGGAACAGGTCGGTGAAGAACAGCAGGATATGGACACCGATTTCCTCACCGCACTGGAGCACGGCATGCCACCGGCCGGTGGCATGGGGCTTGGAATCGACCGTCTGGTCATTCTCTTGACCGGAGCCGAAAGTATCCGCGATACGATCCTCTTCCCGAGCCTCAAGCCGATCATCGACTAAAGGCTTCGCTTCGAAACTTGGTTGTGTGGGAGCTGGCGGTTCCCCTATCGGCCCCGACTTGCCCGGTATTTACGGATGGCGGCCCGCATGGACGGAAAGGCGATCTCGTCGAGATCGAGCGTTATCGGATCCATGTACTCATAGCCCGCGATTTCGCTTTCCTGTAGCTTCAGTGGTCTGAAGTCTTCGACCTGGGCGAGGAAAAAGAAGTCCAGTACGGGGTAGGTGATGCCCGCGTAATCATAACGGTTCGGGTAGGATCCGATGTACTCCAGCTCGCCGGCCAACTCCAGATTGAGCTCTTCTTTGACTTCACGGAGAATGGCGTCTTCCGCGGTTTCCTCCATGTCGATGAAGCCGCCGGGAAGCCCGAGCTTGCCCTTCTCCGGATCCTTGGCGCGACGGACGAGGAGGAGATTCCCCGCAGAGTCCAGAATGAATGCACCGACGGCGGAAGCGGCGTTGATGAAATACTGATGCCCGCAGTGGTCGCAGGCGATATGGCTTGGCGGGTTGCGTTGGAGCCCCTGGGTGCCGCACTTCGGGCAGTGTTGAAAACTTTGAATGGGTTGCATGCTTGGTCTTA
Above is a window of Coraliomargarita parva DNA encoding:
- the lysS gene encoding lysine--tRNA ligase, coding for MTDQNANQDNTHDLYAVRLQKLENLCKEGRNPFQANCAQTHTSAEAVKLYKEDVADEEQPRVAVAGRIVTFRVMGKASFIKLQDRNGQIQCYVTRDELPEGEYNTYFKKLDLGDIIGVEGRLFKTKTGEITVRAESYTLVTKSLRPLPEKWAGLTDDDKIYRQRYLDLIVNKESNKRFKQRADIIKEMRKYLWERDFQEVETPVLQGVAGGAAARPFVTHFNALDCTFYMRIALELYLKRMLVGGEDRVFEIGRVFRNEGLSRRHNPEFTMLELYQAYSDFRGMMELTQGLIQHVAEKVIGSLEIQRPDGQVINLGGEWREAKYKDLIIEATGDPEWFSYDRETKLEKARDLNIEVDGELEDYEITNNVFEKIIEPTLIQPTFVTHIPKELCPLAKITKDDETTIDVFELCINGQEIAPAYSEQNDPIIQRKMFEEQVGEEQQDMDTDFLTALEHGMPPAGGMGLGIDRLVILLTGAESIRDTILFPSLKPIID
- a CDS encoding NUDIX hydrolase, with protein sequence MQPIQSFQHCPKCGTQGLQRNPPSHIACDHCGHQYFINAASAVGAFILDSAGNLLLVRRAKDPEKGKLGLPGGFIDMEETAEDAILREVKEELNLELAGELEYIGSYPNRYDYAGITYPVLDFFFLAQVEDFRPLKLQESEIAGYEYMDPITLDLDEIAFPSMRAAIRKYRASRGR
- a CDS encoding RES family NAD+ phosphorylase gives rise to the protein MPAARANHAFDGEGAQRFGGRWNSLGLPAVYLAESRALAALETLVHLNDLAQRISFVRFKVEIPEKLLASPELSQLRPFLKSASILPQTRAFGDTWLRAGAQPALRIASAIIPEEFNYLLNPLHPDFDRVRIGKAEPFAFDPRLLDDRYPK
- a CDS encoding DUF456 domain-containing protein, producing the protein MTWIEYTALGVSLLIFLIGLASAVLPIVPGNAVVWMGVVVHKLWMGEASVSWKIVILTGLVTLFSLLVDLLLGYWGARKFGASWKGALGALIGAAVALFIPPPLLWLIIGPIIGAVVGELAAGRNWRAGSKAGFGTILGSVLAFGVKFGLSLFVIGLFLLDLVV
- the parS gene encoding type II RES/Xre toxin-antitoxin system antitoxin, whose translation is MHTRWAFNYAQVKHNQPDKTPRAEEPAAIYGLADPKGERPLGIGETVESIRHGLPMVEFEGLDKLLGIGAEPLAKHLGISRSTLVRRRKSGRLDMQESDRLLRYARLFARASSVLGGEAEARDWLQAPARALDYETPLHFAETEAGAREVENVLGRIEYGVFS